Proteins encoded together in one Oceanobacillus iheyensis HTE831 window:
- a CDS encoding SDR family oxidoreductase gives MNVLVIGANGQIGTHLVNQLQSNESHQVTAMVRKEEQLEELKQRGINAVLANLEDGVDDIAKAMKGADAVVFTAGSGGSTGADKTLLIDLDGAVKSIEAAEKTGVKRFVMISAFQAHNRDSWADNPIKHYMVAKHFADEKLTESSLDYTIIRPGGLLNDPAIGKVQASENLERGSIPREDVASTVVEVLDAKNTYHKGFDLISGETSIKDAVGKI, from the coding sequence ATGAATGTACTAGTAATTGGAGCAAATGGACAAATTGGTACGCACCTTGTTAATCAATTACAGTCAAATGAAAGTCATCAAGTTACTGCAATGGTTCGAAAAGAAGAACAACTAGAAGAGTTAAAACAACGTGGAATTAATGCAGTCCTAGCAAATCTAGAAGATGGTGTAGATGATATTGCTAAAGCTATGAAAGGAGCCGATGCAGTCGTATTTACGGCTGGTTCAGGTGGAAGCACAGGCGCCGATAAAACACTACTCATTGATCTAGATGGTGCTGTCAAATCTATCGAAGCGGCTGAAAAAACAGGTGTAAAACGTTTTGTTATGATTAGTGCTTTCCAAGCCCATAATCGTGATAGTTGGGCAGATAACCCAATTAAGCATTATATGGTTGCGAAACATTTTGCTGATGAAAAACTAACGGAAAGTAGCCTTGATTATACCATCATTCGACCAGGTGGATTGTTAAACGATCCTGCTATTGGGAAGGTTCAAGCTAGTGAAAATCTAGAAAGAGGCTCTATCCCTCGTGAAGATGTAGCATCGACAGTTGTCGAAGTGCTAGATGCCAAAAACACGTATCATAAAGGTTTTGATCTTATATCTGGCGAAACTTCCATCAAAGATGCAGTGGGAAAAATATAA
- a CDS encoding LrgB family protein, whose translation MINSLLTIVFIIGTLSIYILSRKLNKKWNHPLTLPVLVSSVAIIVFLLISEIPYETYMLGGDWIHYLLGPAVVALAYPLYIRRQLLLKWLYPIFMGTIAGAFIGILSGIILAKLLQVDETIIYSLVPKSVTTPIAIEVTNIIGGQVSLTAVFVIMAGISGVFMRSFLFKTMRIEHVVGRGVGIGSASHAIGSAHSLEIDELEGTLGTVAMVVSAVIVSMLAPLLVSFIF comes from the coding sequence ATGATTAATTCATTATTGACGATTGTGTTTATCATTGGCACATTGTCTATATATATTTTGTCACGAAAACTAAATAAGAAATGGAATCATCCACTGACATTACCTGTATTAGTAAGTTCGGTTGCCATTATTGTTTTCTTACTTATAAGTGAAATTCCCTATGAGACATATATGCTTGGAGGAGACTGGATTCACTATTTGTTAGGACCAGCGGTAGTTGCGTTGGCTTACCCGCTCTATATACGACGACAACTGCTGTTAAAATGGTTATACCCGATATTCATGGGCACAATCGCAGGGGCGTTTATTGGGATTCTCTCTGGAATTATTTTAGCGAAGCTGTTACAAGTAGACGAAACAATCATTTACTCGCTTGTTCCAAAATCAGTTACTACACCAATTGCTATCGAGGTAACAAATATTATCGGTGGGCAAGTGTCTTTAACAGCTGTTTTTGTTATTATGGCTGGAATAAGTGGAGTATTTATGCGAAGCTTCCTTTTTAAAACAATGCGTATAGAACATGTTGTAGGAAGGGGAGTGGGCATTGGCAGTGCATCCCATGCAATTGGTTCAGCCCATTCATTAGAAATAGATGAGTTGGAGGGTACTTTGGGTACAGTAGCTATGGTAGTTAGTGCAGTGATTGTATCGATGCTTGCTCCATTACTGGTATCTTTCATTTTTTAA
- a CDS encoding CidA/LrgA family protein, translating to MKVVYVGKVIIHTLLLIVLYQMGTWIHDFLNLTLPGSVIGMILLFVLLITGLVKPSWVDQGALLLVKHLPLFFIPATVGIISFLHLFAGSGIFLIAIIIVSTALVIVISGHVSQWLVRKKELKHD from the coding sequence ATGAAGGTGGTTTACGTTGGAAAAGTAATTATACATACGTTATTACTTATTGTTTTATATCAAATGGGAACATGGATTCATGATTTTTTAAATTTAACCCTACCAGGTAGTGTTATTGGAATGATTTTATTATTTGTTTTATTAATTACCGGATTAGTCAAACCGTCATGGGTAGACCAAGGAGCATTACTCTTAGTAAAACATTTACCATTATTTTTTATTCCTGCAACAGTAGGTATTATTTCTTTTCTCCATCTTTTTGCAGGCAGTGGCATTTTTTTAATAGCGATTATCATTGTTAGTACAGCGTTAGTGATTGTGATATCTGGACATGTTAGCCAGTGGTTAGTTAGGAAGAAGGAATTAAAGCATGATTAA
- the pstB gene encoding phosphate ABC transporter ATP-binding protein PstB: protein MSLLTADKKVQVDINKNDKKAPVNNKNIVYDTKDLNLWYGETHALKDINLAINEKEVTAIIGPSGCGKSTYIKTLNRMVELVPTVKTTGTITYRGKNILDRSFKVEDLRTHVGMVFQKPNPFPKSIYENVAYGPKIHGIKNKKVLDEIVEKSLRGASIWDEVKDRLNENAYGLSGGQQQRLCIARCLAIEPNVILMDEPTSALDPKSTLRIEELVQELKKDYSIIIVTHNMQQAARISDKTAFFLNGEVVEFDDTDRIFTKPSDQRTEDYISGRFG, encoded by the coding sequence ATAAAAATATTGTATATGATACAAAAGATCTTAATTTATGGTACGGGGAAACACATGCGTTAAAAGATATTAACCTAGCTATAAATGAAAAAGAAGTAACTGCAATTATCGGACCGTCTGGCTGTGGGAAATCAACGTATATAAAGACATTGAATCGAATGGTGGAATTAGTTCCGACGGTAAAAACGACTGGAACAATCACCTATAGAGGAAAAAATATCTTAGATCGCTCGTTTAAAGTAGAGGATCTACGTACCCATGTAGGTATGGTTTTCCAAAAGCCAAATCCATTTCCGAAGTCTATATATGAAAATGTAGCTTATGGCCCAAAGATTCACGGTATTAAAAATAAAAAAGTACTGGATGAGATTGTAGAAAAAAGTTTAAGAGGGGCTTCTATTTGGGACGAAGTAAAAGATCGTCTTAATGAGAACGCGTATGGACTGTCAGGTGGACAACAGCAACGTTTATGTATCGCACGTTGTTTAGCAATTGAACCTAATGTAATTTTAATGGATGAACCAACATCTGCCCTAGACCCTAAGTCAACACTTCGTATAGAAGAACTTGTGCAGGAATTGAAAAAAGACTATTCCATTATAATAGTGACCCATAATATGCAACAAGCTGCACGAATTTCTGATAAAACAGCATTCTTCTTAAACGGAGAAGTGGTAGAATTTGATGATACAGATCGTATCTTTACGAAACCTTCAGATCAAAGAACCGAAGATTATATTTCCGGTCGATTTGGTTAA